Within the Gorilla gorilla gorilla isolate KB3781 chromosome 15, NHGRI_mGorGor1-v2.1_pri, whole genome shotgun sequence genome, the region GTATACTATAGAGAAACCCCCGGGGACCATGTGATTAAGTTCCTATCTTTTGAAAGTTTGTTCTGCAGAGACTTCTAGGAGGATGCTGTGCCTCCCAAGCTCAGAGCAGCCTGTGTCCTGGCTGTGCACATTCTCCCTTGATTCCACTTGTGTGGAGGGATTGAACACAGGCAAAGAGGTGCTGCTTTGCTTCTTCAATGGCACCTTCATTCTCCGTTGTCATTGACTTCAAGATGCCTCTTctacctcttccaggaagcacAGGCCAGGGGATCTGGGTGTGTGAGTGGGAGGAGAGGGCACAGGTCCCCTGAGGTCATGCATTGTAATCATCATAGATAGGAGAGCCCAGGCCTGCCCTCACGCTCTCCATCATAGGCTGACACCAAGAAGACTCGTCTTGGCACAATCTCACACAGCTGGGGCTGTAGCAACCCTTTCCAAACCCTTTGCTGGTTGCTGGGCCTCATTCTAGCACCTTGTTCTTAGAGCAGATTCTAGCACATCATGGCGGTGGGACCAAGCATGGTCCCGAGGAAGGGCCAGAGCCTGGTAGAGACTAGGGAAGGGAGGTCTCCTCTAGACTGACTCAGATTGCCTTGAGCTTTTCAGTTAAGTTGCTGTAAGCACCTGGGCTGAGGAGGCAGTTTTTGTTCCTTCCTGCGTTATAGCGGGGCCTTGTCTCTTCCTCTGCAGGACACAGATCTGGAGGACGTGGACTGGGGTAGGAAACCACCCTGAGGGTGTTAGTACCTAGTGGTGAAATGGATGAGGTCATTTCTAAGGTGTGTTGCCCGTGGATCTGGGCACAATCACTGGAATTCCTTGGAGCCACTGGGATTCATGGCTTTGTATCCAACTGCATCCAGGCCTGAGGCTGCTGACATTTGACACCAGGGCCAGTAGAGAGTGCCCTTTTGTATCTTAAGCCAAGAAgtgaggcctgggggtgggggaggggggaaggggtgGGAGCCAATAGAGTGCCTGCAGCATCTACTACTCTGTCTTCACTATTCAGAACTTGTAACTAAAGTATTTAAAGAAACtgattttaaatgcaaattaaagggcAGATGTTCTCAAACAGGGTTCCTGTATCTGTTCCTTTTGGCTACTGAGGTGGTACAAGTCCCCAGCACTGTTGCACTTAAATTATTGAAAGCCACTCAAGGTCCTGTTGCTTATCTTGTGAAATCAGAAATCCCTTTTGTGGAACTTAACACTGTCATAATTTGACAGAAGGTAGAACCCTGACTGCCAGCCGGGAAAGTGTTGTCAAAAAGAGTCAACCtctgtaaaaatatttgaagagatttattctgagccaagtgTGAGTGACTGATGGCCTGTGATACAACTTttaggagatcctgagaacatgtgtccaGGGTCGTCTGGCTACaacttagttttatacatttaatacattttagggagacataagataCCAGTcagtacatgtaagatgtacagtGGTTTGGTCTCGAGAGGCAGGACAGCTCAAGACCTGGGGATGTTGTCATAGGCAGaatcaaagattttctgattggcaattggttgaaagagttattatctaaagacctggaatcaatagaaaggaatgtctgggttacaataaggggttgtggagaccaaggttttttgcagatgaagcctccagccagcaggcttcagagaaaatagactgTAAATGCTTCTCATCAGACTTAAGGAGCCTGTTTTAAcagtaattccaaaagggaggggaGTATAATGAGGAATGGCTGGCTCCCTCTTCCCACCATGGCCCGAACTAGcgtttcaggttaactttggaatacCCTTGACTGAGACGAGGGGTCCATACAGATGGTTGGGGGTCTtaggatgttttttgttttgttttgtttccataaAGCATCATAGTCTCTTAGTGCCCCAGCTTCCTTGAGCCTGTCAAGCCATACTCTAGAATAGAGAATTTGGGGTCACCATCTTTGTGAAGCCCTTTCAAAACACCAGTAGACTTGCATTTTTTGTGAGGGCTTACATTGTTTCAGTGATGGATTTGGGAGGAGTGGGGGCATCTCATTTCATTTGGATTTGATAGCCTTGTGGACCAAGATGCTCAAGGTCAATACACATGAACAGGTGAGGGTTGATGACCTAGGAGCAGTGGTCAGTGAGCGTGAGTGTACAGGGCGGGTAGCTAACCTAGACTGCAGGTGGCAGGTGTGATGGATTCCAGGCTTAAACACAGCCTTGTCTTTTCTAGAGTCCCTGTCTGCTGAGCTCTTGCAGTGAGGCCATCCCTCTGTGAAGGTCTGTCACAGGAGGGCAGTGGGTCCCAGAGAGTAGAACTAGAGCTCTAGtagatagaaaaacaaattaggtTGAATGAAAGGAAGAACAGGATTTGGTGTTAGAAGCTTTAATTTATCTGGTAAACCTGCAAAATAGGCATTATTTGCCCCATTTTATCGAAAGGAGGTCGACTGTAAGAGCTGGGACCCACAGTATTCTAAACTCAGGGCCCAACAAAGTGTCAGATGTGTAGCTTTGGGTGGATGAAGCACAGAAGTTCCAGAAGTGACTTGTGCTTCATGAAGTGGTGGTTGGAAGTGGTCCAGCCTGACTTAGGGAGAGTAGCAGAAGGAACACTAACTTGCAACTCTGGCTAGGTTGTGTCCTTAACctttttgagcttcagttttctcaggaGCTACCGTCTGTTGCAGGGGGTCACTGTCAGGATGAAACTGGTATTCCCCCAGGCACCATGAGCCTCTTCCAAGGCTTCTTCATCCTCTTCCCCACAGAACCTGGTCCTCCCCGACCCCACCCCTTCCCCTGAGGCCCACATGGCATACTGCTCACCACCAGCCCTGCGTCCTACTTCCTGGCAGCCCCCAAGTTCGCTCTTGACTTCATTCTGGAGCTTCTACAGGGGAGCCTTCCAACCTGCCCCAATGAGCCGTGGTCATTGCATGGAAGAAGCGAGAACACCGTAGGCCAGAGCAGGCTTTATTGGGGCCGCGTAAACCCCAGGGAGAGGCAGGACGTGGACCACAGAGAGTCATGTACAGGCTGCGCTTTCACTTGTCttctctgtctcagtctcctgaagaGCCCAAGGAAGTCAAGTCTCCCCACCATGAGTGACAGGGGTCTGGCCTGACAGTTGGGCCTTCAGAGCCAGGCACGTGGACCGTGTCAGAAGCGCCACCTGGTGGTGACTGGGATGCTGGCAGGGAGGAGCTGAGGGCAAAACTCTAGTGGAAATTTCCCAGGTCGGTCCCACACCCCGGTGACAGGGTGAATGAACCCTGAGAGGAGCCCCCAAACTGGAGGCAATTGTCTTTGGGGTAACCACTCACCCCAGCTTTTCAGAGACCAGAGGCAAGACATTGCTGGCTAAGAGCCATGGATAGTTGTTCCATGCGTTTTGTGGTTTCTTATCCCAAAAGGGCATGAAGTCACAGTAGGCAGTGACATGGTAAACAGCCAAGGCCTGAGAGGGAGTCCTGATGGACACACCTTGTCTCAACTGCTTTGGCCTGGAGGCTGAATTGCTGTCCTCTTGCACCCCTGGAGCAGGCTGCCCCCCTTCCCCCACACAGATAGGCCCACTGGGGAGGAGGACTCTTGATTCTGGTTTCAGACTTGCTCTAAGGGGCAGAGCCGTGCATTCCTTCCTCCCCCCATTCCTCttattttcttcccctcccttttGCTCTCCCAAGTCTGAAATCACAAGATAGGGGGTATGGTCAGGAATCGGGGGAGGGGGGGTCATCCTGTCCCCTACCTCATCCCTCCCTGCACAACAGATGGCATCCCTGCTTCTGGGCCTCCCCAGCTGCAGGAACAACTTCTGGTGGAAGAGGCCTACTCGCTGTGTGACTAAGAGGACTAGCCAGGACAGTCTGGTTTGGGTCCACTGAGCCAGTGGATCAGTGTCCTGAGATGAGTCTCCAGAGATGTCCTGAGTGGGGCACAACATGGCAGTGAGTGAGTCACAGAACCTCACAGTAGGGTGCAGCAGGTGGTCAACAGCTCAGCGCCAGTGCCACAGAAGGCAACCTTTAACATGGTGAGTCCACATGCTCAACGGGTCTGTTGACTGATGGGTGGAAGGTTCAAGCTGCTTAGCAGGGCAAGCCTTGACTGCCCCCACCTCCAGCTTTTCCAGGAGCTGGCCCTTCCTGGGTGGTGGCCATAATTCTGAGGCCCCAGTGGGAGCCCAGCAGGACAGACAGTGCCCTCCATTCCTCGCCCAAAGCCTGCTGATTGATAGAGGAGGGCCAGCCCTGGGTTGGGTGTCAGGCAAGGAGGAGAGGCGATCCAGACCAGGCCAGCTGCTTCCGTCACCTGCTCTGCCCTCTTACCCCACCAGTTTGCTCCACTGGATGGTACTGAAAAAGGGATGGGACTTGAGTTTGCTGACACCACCTTCTCCCATGCCCAGGCGCCGGGTAGGCTCGAACTGCAGCAGCTGCAGAGAGAGGCCCAGTCAGCTGGGCCACTCCAGCTGCGGAGGCATGGGGTGACCTCCAGGAACTCCAACCACTATGGCCTCTAGGGGGCCTGCTCCCTGGCAGCCTGGCCCATAGAACCCCCATTTTACCCTGGGGACATTGGTGGTGGTTGGCCACCAACATATAGAAATGTGTTGACCCTACTGCCCTCTGCACCCACATCAGACACTGAGCACGAAGCACACGTGGTTCAGACACAGTTCTGCACCCCTCCCAGCACCTTCCTCAGGCTAGGCAGCTGCTTCCTCTGGCCGGGCTACACCTCACCTCAGTCAGCAGAGAGGCCGCTGGGTGACTGAGCCACTCGGGTAGCTGGAGCTGGGTGTGGGCCTGGATTCCTGAAGGGTGGCTCTGGGACAGTGCCTGGGAGGACACAGGGAAGGGCCTCTGAGGAGGCAACCCCAGGACTGTCTACACTCCAGTGGCagccaggattttttttccccatgtcaCATCCCATGAGGAGGATGACAAAAATGATAGTTGCTACAGCCAGACACAGTGCCTGATGGCTAAGCAGTGCCTTTATATTATCCACGAAAGGcaagaaacaggcccagagaggtaaagGGACTTGTGCTGAGTTCAGGGTTTGAACCTAGGTCTCTTGGCTCCAAGCTTGCTAGAAGCAACTATCTTGGGTTGCAATCAGGGCAGGCACTCTTGGGAATAGTGATGGAACTTgtctccttattttaaaaatccacatggGCTATTCATTTGGCAGCAGGCCATGGCATGCTACCATCGGGGCCAAGGCAGCGGCgtggcaataaaagaaaataggacCTCTCCACACCCCAGAAAGGCACAGCTTTGAGGAGCAGAGGGTCTGTCTGGAGGGAAGTATGAGCTTCCAGGAACCCCCAGGAGGAAGGCCAAGAGCTCTGGGCTGGAGAGGTGGGAGgagacaggaaaagagagagcCACTCTTGGGGAAATTGCAGCCAGGACTCTCGGGGCCCCGTGCCATGGGACGAAAGCAGGAGGGAGCCTGGATGGACTGGTCAGCTCTGGACTTCAGTTCACGCTGCATCCATTTCGGCTATTTCCTGCTCAAATGCAGTTTGGCCTCCCCCTTGGTGCCTACATAATGGCCTCAGTTGCAGTGCTCAGCTCATGAGGGGAGGACAGAAGGCAGAACCATCAACTGTTCCCAAGAGTGCCTGCTCTGATTGCAACCTGCAAACACAGGTTCCCGGAGTGTTTGCAGGGAGATCTTTTGAGCTCCTGGCTGACCCAGGCTGGACAGGGCAGCTGCttgcctgggtgaaagagcccCTCTCTCCCATCCTCCAGCTAAGGTCTGGGGGTGACAGCCAACGAGGTCATGGGTGGGAGGAGTGAACAGCAGGCTCAGGATGATTGAACAGCCTTCCAGGGAAGAAGGGCTGTGTCACATTCCGCACTTCCTCCAAATCTGACACCACCTGGGCCCAGGCTCTCTGGCAGAAACCTTCCCTGACCATCCCACTCTACTCGCATTCATAGAAGTTGACAGTTTCCTTAGCTATAGCCAACTAATGTGTTGGGAGTGCTAAGTGTGTCCCTAGCTTCGGGGGCAGTTGTGCTGGTAGGACAGCCAGGCAGTCTCTGCCCAGACTGGCTGGATGGACTAAGCCTGGCCCATCCCACACTCAGTGGCACCCACCAGGGCACTACACCCAGCCCAGCCACTCACCATTCCCGTCAGCAGTTCATACAGTAGAGACCCAAAGCTCCACCAGTCACAGGCTTCCGTCAGCTCGGAAATCCCACCCACCTCTGTGGGAACAAAAACACAGGTGTCCCAGCCTCACCTAAGAGGGCCTCTTCCATTCTCCTCAGCCTACCCAGACACCACCCACCCCCTCTGTCATTCTCAGACTCTGGGCGCAACCCACACAAAGGCACCCAGGTGCTAaggcccgccctggcctcccccttcttgcctggggcgCTGTAGAGATTGTCCACGGCCTCCCCGCAGCACTGGGGCTCCACCTCTGACCACTCGCCAAAATATGTGAGCCGGATGTGACCTCCAGTGTGTGGGAGGAAAAAGGAGGGGACAAAGATTGAGGACAGCTGATACAGGGGAGGGGGTTGCAGGGCTTCCCCCAACGGTCATGCGGTGGGAGCCAATGGCCTGGCTGGGCAGAACCTGGGCAGGGGCACAGCACCCTCCACAGAGGCACAGCACTCTGAGCCCACAGGGTACTCCCAGGAGCCTCGGCCAACAGACTCCAGCCTAGGCCCCCTGAAAGGCTGGCTGGGGCCAGGGAGGAGCAGACAACCTTGGAGGTCCCCTCGACTTTGGGGATCTCTCGTCCTCTGCCTGGACGCTTTGGGGGCTACCCCACTGAGGGGTGAGGGCACCTACCTGCCTGGTCCAGGAGCAGGTTCCCGGGGTGGAGGTCCCGGCACAGCACCCCCTGCTCATGCAGCGCCTCCAGCGCTACCAGCGTCTCTGCTGCCCACTGCTTCACCTGCTCCTCTCTCACACTCCAGGTGGCCCTGCCACAGCCCCGGCCGGCCCCATCTGCTGACAGGCAGCTCTGATCCATGCCTCGGCCACAGCCCCCTAGCAGCGGGCCAGCCCCCTCAGGAACCCAAGTGAGCCCCTGAGGGGGCCCAGCGTCTGAGTTCTGGCCAGCCCTCCTAGCTTGAAGGTGCAGGTGGCCACCTGAGGCCTTTGGAAGGTCCGAGGAGCCAGAGGTGCTGGTCCTGGCTGTGGGTTCACCTTCAGCCTCCCTCTGGGGTCTGGTGGATGGGGCCTCCCCAGCTAGGAGAAGGTTCGGAGAAGTCCTAGGAGGCTCCAGGGCGATTCTGTCCTGGCCAGGGGTATGGCCTGAGGGAAGCCTCGCTggggtcaggaggttgaggtgggggtTGAGCTGGGCCTTCATCCTCTCCTGGGTAGAGCCAGAGCTGAGCCCAGAATGTCGGGGGTGTGCCTGGGAGAGCAGGTGGGACCAGAGAGTGCCTCCTGGGCCATGCAGAGGGAGCGGTGAGCGTGGGGACAGGGAGAAAAAGAGTATGGATGCCAGGGCCGGCTCCCACTCCTGCCTCCCTTCTGTCTTGGGCACAGACTTTCCGCCTCTGGGTGTCCTGGCCTAGTTCAGCCCCTCACCTCTGCTCCCTCCCACCCCTCAGCTTAGAATGCCCTCTGCCCTCCTCTTGACCCACCTAAAGTGGGCCCAGCCTTACAAACTGGCACACCACCGATAGACGTCCAGCACTATCAGTGTCCGTGGTTTGGGTGGTGGGTTCACTAGTGTGAACACTGTTTTTAGGGAGACCgatataaagaaatttaaagaaaagtcaGGCACACACTTATGATGACTATGTGTCATGACCCCAGATGTGCACCTCACTTTAAAAAGTCATCAATACAATCATCAGTATCTGCTACGTGGCCCAGTTCCTGTCCTCATAACTTCAGTCACCACCACCCTGTCTGGCCACTCCCAAGGGATCGGCACAGCCCGGAAAAATGAAAAGAGCCAACGCTGGAGTAAACAGCGACAGAGGAGACAGCTGTGATTCTCACGCCCACCCACGATGTGGACATCCACCCCAGGATGTCCCCTGCCCCCTTGGTATCACACAGGGGCCTACAACAGCCTGACTGGCCTCCAGAAAGGCCGGGTCCCCTGGTCTGTGCTGTACATCTGGTGCAAGCTCCGCCCCTCCCCAgggctcagcttttttttttttttttttttttgaggcagagtcttgctctgctgcccaggctagagtgcagtggcgtgatcttggctcactgcaacctccacctcccgggttcaagccattctcctgcctccacctcccaagtagctgggattacaggcacgtgcaagcacacctggctagtttttgtatttttagtagagacagggtttcaccatgttggccaggctggtcttgaactcctgacctcagttgatccgcctgcctcggcctcccaaagtgctgggattacaggcgtgagccaccatgccctgccagggCTCCGCATTTTAAGGGTTGACAACATACCCCAAAGGCCTGGGGAGCTGACAGGGGGCCCCAGGCCTGCTCACCTTGCACATGCTCCAGGTGCAGGAAGATGGAGTCCTCGCTCACAAAGTACCTGAGCAGCTTCGTCATGTAGGGCACTCCATGTGGGATGATGGTCAGCCGCTCCCTGCTCACCATGTGGCACCTGGGTAGGCTCTGGGAGgagcagggcaggcagatcagccGGGGACAGGCCAGAGACTGCTGCTGTTAGGGGACCTCCTAGCCCTGGTTTCAGGGGCACCCGAATGAGGGTGGAGCAACTGCCTCCCTCAGTTCCTGACCTGTCCTTACCCCCATTGCCCCTGTAGAATCTGGGTCCTCCACCCTCTAGCCAAAGAGGGggcagtgtgtgtgcatgtgtgtttgtgtgtatgtgtatgtttgtgtgcgcATGCATGTGTGTCCATCTGGAAAGTGGGGCATGTTCAGGCAGAACAAGCAGCTTTTGTGGGAGGGAGTGCAGGCTTCAAATGCAGGTTCTGGGTAGGAGTTTCCAAGAGCCCTGAGAAAGATCCAAGGGGAATGCAGAGTGGCAGGGGCAGGGTGGCACCTGCCTTCACCACAAAGGTCCCTCCGGTTGCCGGGTCCTGGACCAGCTGCACCTGCCAAAGTCCAAGAGGCACTGGTTAAGGCAGGTACTAGCCCCTGGGGCTCCGTGACCCCAGCCTGACCCCCTCCCAGGTTCCTCCACTGAGGCTGATTCACTCCagtggcagggcagggagggcGGGCTTTGGTGGCACTCCTGAAGCAGACATCGATCCTATCCTGCTCACCCACCCCTGCTAGACCTGTGGTCTCAGatgctgcctcctccaggaagccttcccaagATTACAGGGGCTGGGGTCCCTAATCTGTCTCCAATGCTCTCTTAGTTCACCCTTAGGAGAGCCTCTTCACACTGTCTAATCTGTCTCCCACTGGACTGTGAGCTCAGTATTCCCGGAGCCCTGCACAGTGCAGGGATGTAGTAGGTGCTGGACACATGCACTGTGAGCAGCCCGGGCCTTGGCTCACTGTGTGTGTGGTGGGCATGCGAGCAGAATGCCCTGCCCTCTCCCTGCCCACGCTGGGCCAGGCCTCACGCCGCCTGACGGGAGGGCTGAGAAGCCCTGTTCTACCTGGACCCCAGAGATCAGCTGAGAAGCCCTGTTCCACCTGGACCCCAGAGATCAACTGAGAAGCCCTGTTCCACCTGGACCCCAGAGATCAGCTGAGAAGCCCTGTTCCACCTGGACCTCCAGAGATCCACCCCTCACCCACGGCCTTGGCTAGAGCCCCAACATCCTGCAGGGTCTGAGGTGTCATGGCTGGAAGGGACCTCAGAGCCAGTCACTTCCTCTGATCTCGTTTTACAATTGAGGAAGCCGCAGCTCTGAGGTGACTCCAGGTCTCCCCAGCGCAGCCATGTTGTGTGGGCTTGGCACGCTGCGTTCAGGCCTTtttcccactccactccacccccttCATTTacacaaacccccatgacacaagtttgtCTATgtgaaaaacctgcacatgtactcctgactgcaaataaaaattaaaagtaaataagtaaagtCCGCTCGAGAGGCCGTCTTTGGAGAGCAGCCTCTCCTTCTTGTGTTGGTTTCCATTAGAGGCAGACGCTGTCAATCGCAAGGTCAGGGCCATGTTTGGAGTTGGGCCCCTGACTCATCTGCATGGTGGGCAGGGGCGGGCCC harbors:
- the RPS6KL1 gene encoding ribosomal protein S6 kinase-like 1 isoform X1 is translated as MSLVACECLPSPGLEPEPCSRARSQARVYLEQFCNRVALGVPDMTKGDYLVDAATQIRLALERDVSEDYEAAFNHYQNGVDVLLRGIHVDPNKERREAVKLKITKYLRRAEEIFNCHLQRPLSSGASPSAGFSSLRLRPIRTLSSAVEQLRGCRVVGVIEKRDLAVLPRLVSNSLPQVQLVQDPATGGTFVVKSLPRCHMVSRERLTIIPHGVPYMTKLLRYFVSEDSIFLHLEHVQGGTLWSHLLSQAHPRHSGLSSGSTQERMKAQLNPHLNLLTPARLPSGHTPGQDRIALEPPRTSPNLLLAGEAPSTRPQREAEGEPTARTSTSGSSDLPKASGGHLHLQARRAGQNSDAGPPQGLTWVPEGAGPLLGGCGRGMDQSCLSADGAGRGCGRATWSVREEQVKQWAAETLVALEALHEQGVLCRDLHPGNLLLDQAGHIRLTYFGEWSEVEPQCCGEAVDNLYSAPEVGGISELTEACDWWSFGSLLYELLTGMALSQSHPSGIQAHTQLQLPEWLSHPAASLLTELLQFEPTRRLGMGEGGVSKLKSHPFFSTIQWSKLVG
- the RPS6KL1 gene encoding ribosomal protein S6 kinase-like 1 isoform X2, with the translated sequence MSLVACECLPSPGLEPEPCSRARSQARVYLEQFCNRVALGVPDMTKGDYLVDAATQIRLALERDVSEDYEAAFNHYQNGVDVLLRGIHVDPNKERREAVKLKITKYLRRAEEIFNCHLQRPLSSGASPSAGFSSLRLRPIRTLSSAVEQLRGCRVVGVIEKVQLVQDPATGGTFVVKSLPRCHMVSRERLTIIPHGVPYMTKLLRYFVSEDSIFLHLEHVQGGTLWSHLLSQAHPRHSGLSSGSTQERMKAQLNPHLNLLTPARLPSGHTPGQDRIALEPPRTSPNLLLAGEAPSTRPQREAEGEPTARTSTSGSSDLPKASGGHLHLQARRAGQNSDAGPPQGLTWVPEGAGPLLGGCGRGMDQSCLSADGAGRGCGRATWSVREEQVKQWAAETLVALEALHEQGVLCRDLHPGNLLLDQAGHIRLTYFGEWSEVEPQCCGEAVDNLYSAPEVGGISELTEACDWWSFGSLLYELLTGMALSQSHPSGIQAHTQLQLPEWLSHPAASLLTELLQFEPTRRLGMGEGGVSKLKSHPFFSTIQWSKLVG
- the RPS6KL1 gene encoding ribosomal protein S6 kinase-like 1 isoform X6 → MSLVACECLPSPGLEPEPCSRARSQARVYLEQFCNRVALGVPDMTKGDYLVDAATQIRLALERDVSEDYEAAFNHYQNGVDVLLRGIHVDPNKERREAVKLKITKYLRRAEEIFNCHLQRPLSSGASPSAVQLVQDPATGGTFVVKSLPRCHMVSRERLTIIPHGVPYMTKLLRYFVSEDSIFLHLEHVQGGTLWSHLLSQAHPRHSGLSSGSTQERMKAQLNPHLNLLTPARLPSGHTPGQDRIALEPPRTSPNLLLAGEAPSTRPQREAEGEPTARTSTSGSSDLPKASGGHLHLQARRAGQNSDAGPPQGLTWVPEGAGPLLGGCGRGMDQSCLSADGAGRGCGRATWSVREEQVKQWAAETLVALEALHEQGVLCRDLHPGNLLLDQAGHIRLTYFGEWSEVEPQCCGEAVDNLYSAPEVGGISELTEACDWWSFGSLLYELLTGMALSQSHPSGIQAHTQLQLPEWLSHPAASLLTELLQFEPTRRLGMGEGGVSKLKSHPFFSTIQWSKLVG
- the RPS6KL1 gene encoding ribosomal protein S6 kinase-like 1 isoform X13, encoding MSLVACECLPSPGLEPEPCSRARSQARVYLEQFCNRVALGVPDMTKGDYLVDAATQIRLALERDVSEDYEAAFNHYQNGVDVLLRGIHVDPNKERREAVKLKITKYLRRAEEIFNCHLQRPLSSGASPSAGFSSLRLRPIRTLSSAVEQLRGCRVVGVIEKVQLVQDPATGGTFVVKSLPRCHMVSRERLTIIPHGVPYMTKLLRYFVSEDSIFLHLEHVQGHIRLTYFGEWSEVEPQCCGEAVDNLYSAPEVGGISELTEACDWWSFGSLLYELLTGMALSQSHPSGIQAHTQLQLPEWLSHPAASLLTELLQFEPTRRLGMGEGGVSKLKSHPFFSTIQWSKLVG
- the RPS6KL1 gene encoding ribosomal protein S6 kinase-like 1 isoform X9 — encoded protein: MSLVACECLPSPGLEPEPCSRARSQARVYLEQFCNRVALGVPDMTKGDYLVDAATQIRLALERDVSEDYEAAFNHYQNGVDVLLRGIHVDPNKERREAVKLKITKYLRRAEEIFNCHLQRPLSSGASPSAGFSSLRLRPIRTLSSAVEQLRGCRVVGVIEKSLPRCHMVSRERLTIIPHGVPYMTKLLRYFVSEDSIFLHLEHVQGGTLWSHLLSQAHPRHSGLSSGSTQERMKAQLNPHLNLLTPARLPSGHTPGQDRIALEPPRTSPNLLLAGEAPSTRPQREAEGEPTARTSTSGSSDLPKASGGHLHLQARRAGQNSDAGPPQGLTWVPEGAGPLLGGCGRGMDQSCLSADGAGRGCGRATWSVREEQVKQWAAETLVALEALHEQGVLCRDLHPGNLLLDQAGHIRLTYFGEWSEVEPQCCGEAVDNLYSAPEVGGISELTEACDWWSFGSLLYELLTGMLLQFEPTRRLGMGEGGVSKLKSHPFFSTIQWSKLVG
- the RPS6KL1 gene encoding ribosomal protein S6 kinase-like 1 isoform X4 translates to MSLVACECLPSPGLEPEPCSRARSQARVYLEQFCNRVALGVPDMTKGDYLVDAATQIRLALERDVSEDYEAAFNHYQNGVDVLLRGIHVDPNKERREAVKLKITKYLRRAEEIFNCHLQRPLSSGASPSAGFSSLRLRPIRTLSSAVEQLRGCRVVGVIEKRDLAVLPRLVSNSLPQVQLVQDPATGGTFVVKSLPRCHMVSRERLTIIPHGVPYMTKLLRYFVSEDSIFLHLEHVQGGTLWSHLLSQAHPRHSGLSSGSTQERMKAQLNPHLNLLTPARLPSGHTPGQDRIALEPPRTSPNLLLAGEAPSTRPQREAEGEPTARTSTSGSSDLPKASGGHLHLQARRAGQNSDAGPPQGLTWVPEGAGPLLGGCGRGMDQSCLSADGAGRGCGRATWSVREEQVKQWAAETLVALEALHEQGVLCRDLHPGNLLLDQAGHIRLTYFGEWSEVEPQCCGEAVDNLYSAPEVGGISELTEACDWWSFGSLLYELLTGMLLQFEPTRRLGMGEGGVSKLKSHPFFSTIQWSKLVG
- the RPS6KL1 gene encoding ribosomal protein S6 kinase-like 1 isoform X14; its protein translation is MSLVACECLPSPGLEPEPCSRARSQARVYLEQFCNRVALGVPDMTKGDYLVDAATQIRLALERDVSEDYEAAFNHYQNGVDVLLRGIHVDPNKERREAVKLKITKYLRRAEEIFNCHLQRPLSSGASPSAVQLVQDPATGGTFVVKSLPRCHMVSRERLTIIPHGVPYMTKLLRYFVSEDSIFLHLEHVQGHIRLTYFGEWSEVEPQCCGEAVDNLYSAPEVGGISELTEACDWWSFGSLLYELLTGMALSQSHPSGIQAHTQLQLPEWLSHPAASLLTELLQFEPTRRLGMGEGGVSKLKSHPFFSTIQWSKLVG
- the RPS6KL1 gene encoding ribosomal protein S6 kinase-like 1 isoform X7: MSLVACECLPSPGLEPEPCSRARSQARVYLEQFCNRVALGVPDMTKGDYLVDAATQIRLALERDVSEDYEAAFNHYQNGVDVLLRGIHVDPNKERREAVKLKITKYLRRAEEIFNCHLQRPLSSGASPSAGFSSLRLRPIRTLSSAVEQLRGCRVVGVIEKVQLVQDPATGGTFVVKSLPRCHMVSRERLTIIPHGVPYMTKLLRYFVSEDSIFLHLEHVQGGTLWSHLLSQAHPRHSGLSSGSTQERMKAQLNPHLNLLTPARLPSGHTPGQDRIALEPPRTSPNLLLAGEAPSTRPQREAEGEPTARTSTSGSSDLPKASGGHLHLQARRAGQNSDAGPPQGLTWVPEGAGPLLGGCGRGMDQSCLSADGAGRGCGRATWSVREEQVKQWAAETLVALEALHEQGVLCRDLHPGNLLLDQAGHIRLTYFGEWSEVEPQCCGEAVDNLYSAPEVGGISELTEACDWWSFGSLLYELLTGMLLQFEPTRRLGMGEGGVSKLKSHPFFSTIQWSKLVG
- the RPS6KL1 gene encoding ribosomal protein S6 kinase-like 1 isoform X12 → MSLVACECLPSPGLEPEPCSRARSQARVYLEQFCNRVALGVPDMTKGDYLVDAATQIRLALERDVSEDYEAAFNHYQNGVDVLLRGIHVDPNKERREAVKLKITKYLRRAEEIFNCHLQRPLSSGASPSAGFSSLRLRPIRTLSSAVEQLRGCRVVGVIEKRDLAVLPRLVSNSLPQVQLVQDPATGGTFVVKSLPRCHMVSRERLTIIPHGVPYMTKLLRYFVSEDSIFLHLEHVQGHIRLTYFGEWSEVEPQCCGEAVDNLYSAPEVGGISELTEACDWWSFGSLLYELLTGMALSQSHPSGIQAHTQLQLPEWLSHPAASLLTELLQFEPTRRLGMGEGGVSKLKSHPFFSTIQWSKLVG
- the RPS6KL1 gene encoding ribosomal protein S6 kinase-like 1 isoform X10: MSLVACECLPSPGLEPEPCSRARSQARVYLEQFCNRVALGVPDMTKGDYLVDAATQIRLALERDVSEDYEAAFNHYQNGVDVLLRGIHVDPNKERREAVKLKITKYLRRAEEIFNCHLQRPLSSGASPSAVQLVQDPATGGTFVVKSLPRCHMVSRERLTIIPHGVPYMTKLLRYFVSEDSIFLHLEHVQGGTLWSHLLSQAHPRHSGLSSGSTQERMKAQLNPHLNLLTPARLPSGHTPGQDRIALEPPRTSPNLLLAGEAPSTRPQREAEGEPTARTSTSGSSDLPKASGGHLHLQARRAGQNSDAGPPQGLTWVPEGAGPLLGGCGRGMDQSCLSADGAGRGCGRATWSVREEQVKQWAAETLVALEALHEQGVLCRDLHPGNLLLDQAGHIRLTYFGEWSEVEPQCCGEAVDNLYSAPEVGGISELTEACDWWSFGSLLYELLTGMLLQFEPTRRLGMGEGGVSKLKSHPFFSTIQWSKLVG